From Chryseobacterium camelliae:
GAACTTCAGTATTATGATGCCAATATGGTGAATACAGGAAGCAAAAATCCTGAAAAATTTGCCAACAATACGTTTGACCTTGAACCTTACCTCAATACCGTTATGCATATAAATCTTGAAGTAAACGGCCAAAGGATGATCGTATACCTGGGCAACAGGAAAATTGCTGACGGGATTTTCTTTGCTCCTTCAGCAGGAAAGAACTTTTATATTTCTGCCCCATGGCAGTACAGTAACGGAGCAAAGGTATTTCTGAGCAACATCAAAATAGCCGGATTCAATCAGTAAAAACACAAACCTGGTTGAATGCTAATACATTATACGGACGAAAGTCCACCCCAAAACCAATCATGATGAGATAATTATCGAATCCGTTTTGCTAGTTTTGTAAAACGGATTTTTATATTGATTTTTATGAATAAAATTTTCCAGATAACGGTAGGGGTTCTGATGATGAGCCATATCAGTGCACAAACCACAGTAACCGGAACAAAAGGTTATGATATAGACAGCATCATCACAACGGAAATGAACCGTACCGGCATTGTGGGACTGAGTGCCGCTGTGATCGTTGACAAAAAAGTAGCCTGGAAAAAAGGCTATGGCTTTTCCGACCGGGAAAATCGCATTCCTTTTACGACCAGTACCCTGATGAATATTGCTTCGGTATCGAAGACCATTACAGGAGCCTGCATCATGAAAGCGGTGGAACAGGGAAAAGTTTCGCTGGATGAAGATATCAATACATATTTGCCGTTTAAAATAATCAATCCTTATCATCCCGATTCTAAAATCACCCTGCGGAACTTAGCCACCCATACTTCGGGGCTTGCCGACAGGTATCCATTGTATACAGACAGCCTGTATACCTACGGCAAGGATGCTGAGCTGCCCTTAAGCGATTTCCTGAAAAACTATTTTGTTCCGGGCGGGAAATATTACAGCAGGGAAAACTTCATCGATCATGAACCGGGTACATACCGGGAATACTCCAATATCGGAGCTGGATTGGCCGGTTATATCGTAGAACTGCGGACAGGAATGAAGCTGAATCAATACAGCAGGAAATATATTTTTAAACCGCTGGGAATGGCCCGTACCGGATGGTTTCTTTCGGAGGTTGACCTGAAATCCCATACCAGGCTTTATTCAAAGGACAGCAGTACGATAAAGCAGATTCCTTTATATGGATGCGTTACTTATCCGGACGGCGGCGTAAGGACTTCCGTTGATGATTTATCGCGTTTTTTTATCTTGCTTCTTCAAAACGGTTCTTATAAAGGAAAACAGCTATTCAGGGAAAAGGATATCAGGGAGATGCTCAGGTTTCAGTTTACAGGAGACCATAAGCCGGATAACGTTAACCCGGATAAATTAAATTCAGGTATTTTCTGGGCGACCAAAATGGGCGGAAAACGTATCGGCCATAACGGTTCTGATCCCGGTGTAAGAACTTTTATGCTTTCTGATCTTAACCAGGAAATTGCAGTCATCCTTTTTGCCAATACTTCACTTAGTGAAAAGGAAGAAGACGTTTTTTTCAATCTCTACGACGCGCTTTACGAATTGGGGCTGAAAATTAAAAACAGTGAACACTCTCCAAAAAAGCATCCACGATAATCCTGTTTATAGGGTAATCAAGGCATGGATTCAAGTAAGTTATGAACATTCCGTATCAATCAATCCTATATGATCTATGAAGTCTATTTTTAATGCATTGGCCATCATTTTATTTTTATGGCTGCAATCAGGCTGCCATCCGCAGAAAAATCAAGTTTTTAAACCTTCTGTTATCTACCGTTCTGATCATCTGGTCATCACACAGATATCCAAAAACACTTTTGAGCACACTTCTTTTTTGCAGACCGATGACTTCGGGAATGTACCCTGTAATGGACTTATGGTAAGAAACGGCAAAGAGATCGTTATTTTCGATACGCCTGTCCATGATAAAGATTCTGAAGAACTGATCAGATGGGTTCAGGAGAAGCTTCACTGTTCTATCACTGCCATTGTTCCGACTCATTTCCACAATGACTGCCTAGGAGGGCTTCAGGCATTTCATAATCATAAGATCCCATCTTATGCCTATACGGAAACCATCAGGCTGGCCAGAAAAAATCATTATACAGTCCCGGAGCATGCTTTTTCGGATTCGCTCAGACTTAAGGTGGGACAAGGATATGCTACGGCCAGATTTTTCGGTGAGGGACACACCAGAGACAATGTGGTAGGGTACTTTCCG
This genomic window contains:
- a CDS encoding serine hydrolase domain-containing protein, encoding MNKIFQITVGVLMMSHISAQTTVTGTKGYDIDSIITTEMNRTGIVGLSAAVIVDKKVAWKKGYGFSDRENRIPFTTSTLMNIASVSKTITGACIMKAVEQGKVSLDEDINTYLPFKIINPYHPDSKITLRNLATHTSGLADRYPLYTDSLYTYGKDAELPLSDFLKNYFVPGGKYYSRENFIDHEPGTYREYSNIGAGLAGYIVELRTGMKLNQYSRKYIFKPLGMARTGWFLSEVDLKSHTRLYSKDSSTIKQIPLYGCVTYPDGGVRTSVDDLSRFFILLLQNGSYKGKQLFREKDIREMLRFQFTGDHKPDNVNPDKLNSGIFWATKMGGKRIGHNGSDPGVRTFMLSDLNQEIAVILFANTSLSEKEEDVFFNLYDALYELGLKIKNSEHSPKKHPR
- the bla gene encoding subclass B1 metallo-beta-lactamase gives rise to the protein MKSIFNALAIILFLWLQSGCHPQKNQVFKPSVIYRSDHLVITQISKNTFEHTSFLQTDDFGNVPCNGLMVRNGKEIVIFDTPVHDKDSEELIRWVQEKLHCSITAIVPTHFHNDCLGGLQAFHNHKIPSYAYTETIRLARKNHYTVPEHAFSDSLRLKVGQGYATARFFGEGHTRDNVVGYFPEENIMFGGCLIKEMDADKGYLGDSNTSEWSATVEKVKKQYPNVKIVIPGHGDYGDQRLLDYTILLFKNK